The genome window ACTGGCGAGGTTATCAGGAGCAGATATGGTTGTTTATCCGAGCCATTACGGGAAGGTGCTAATGCTTAGGGAAAAGATAATCAGGATCGCGCAGGAATTACTTTCACCGTTTTATCATCTGAACAGAGTATTTCCATGTCCTTCAGCAGGTATTCACGCGGGTTTGATCGGGAAATTGATGAATGATGTCGGGAATGATATTCTGATCGGGGCGGGTGGAGGAGTTCACGGGCATCCAATGGGGCTTAAGGCGGGAGTAGAGGCATTCCACCAGGCAATTAACGCCGCGATGAAAAACATACCATTGGAAAAAGCCTGCCGGAACAATAAAGAACTAAACGCGGCCATTCAGAAATGGGGTGTGTATGGAGATAAAAGCAAGGGATATGATTTGGCGAAATAAATTAACCGTTTGAACCGTTTAAACCGTTTGAACGGTTTAAACCGTTTTTTAGGAGAAACAATGATTGAATTTCGTGAGCCAATAGATAAACTGGTAAGATTGCCGAAAACTTTTACAAAAAAATTAAAATTTCCAAAGCCGGAAGATATTCGTATTTATGACGATACGCTTCGCGACGGCGAGCAGATGCCGGGTGTGGCTTTTAGCCCTGAAGGCAAATTGGAAATGGCAAAATTTTTGAGCGATATGGGAATTCATGTTATGGATGTTGCGTTTCCTGTAAACGGCATATCCGACTGCAAGGCTCTGCAGTTGATTGTCCAAGCTCAAAAACGGGGCGAGATAAGAAAAGATGTTGAAATTTTGGCAATGTGCCGCAGTAATAAGGACGATGTGAACATGGTCATCAATACGCTTGCTGAAATCGGGGCGAAGCCGGATGATGCAAGTATTCTGGTCCTGTCTACTTTTTCAGACTTGCATATTAAATATAAATTAGGCAAGACCCTGTTAAAACGCGAGGGGAAGCAGGTTGAAAAGTGGCTGGATACCAAATTGGATTTTTACCATGAAGCAAATACCAATATGGTCTGCGACATAATCAGATATGCCAGGGAAAAAGGGATAAGCCGGGTTGAGTTTGCATCGGAAGATTCTTCGCGCGGCAATATAAAATACGGCATCGAGTGGGCTAAGGCGTGTGTTAAGGCCGGGGGGACAAGAATGTGTTTTTCTGATACCTGCGGGGTTTTTACGCCGGAGGCGGTGGATTTTTATATCCCGAAAATGTTAAAGGCGCTTGACGGTGTTCCTATGACAGCCCATTTTCATAATGATTTTGGGATGGGAGCGTTTAATACCGTGCGCGCGATGAGCCATGGAGCAACATACGCGGGCGTTACCGCTAACGGCATAGGGGAGCGTGCCGGCAATACTTCCCTGCATTTGACTGTTATGATTTTGAAAGAACTTTATGGAGTCGATATACCCGGTTTTAAATATGACAAGCTTGTGGAATTGAGAAAGATGGTGGAGCGTTATTCAGGTATTCCCATTCAGGTGCACGAACCAATAATAGGAGAAGGTGTTTTCGCCCACGAGTCCGGTATCCATACAGCAGGTATTCTGATAAATCCTTTAATTTACCAGTTTATCCGGGAAGAAACCGTCGGCGGGACTCATAAATTTATTTTCGGGAAGCACAGCGGCGCCGCCGCCGTTGAATCTGTTCTGGAAAAAAATAAGGTAAGGTTTAAAAGTGAAAATATTGAAATAAACGATGAGCTGATACAAAAACTTCTTGAAAAAATAAAGAGTTTGAGAGAAGAAATGATAAAGCCGGAAAAATATTCGCAATATATAAATACATATTACAATAATTATAATCATCTGGGTATATCAGAAGAAGATGTGGTCCAACTGCTGATTGATTTAGCAAAAAAGATGTAAAACACAAAATTTTTGCTTGACAAAGATAAAAAATCGTATATAATCTATTTTTTATTAAAAAAATATGATAGAGAAAATATGAAAACAATATTTATAAAACAAAAAGACATTGTTAAAAAATGGTATATAATTGACGCGGAGGGAAAAGTTCTGGGGCGCATGGCGAGTGAAGTCGCAAAGCTCCTTCGAGGGAAACACAAACCTGAATTTGCTCCGTTTCTTGACTGCGGTGATGAAGTTGTAGTAATAAATGCCTCAAAGGTAGTAATGACAGGAAAAAAAGCGGATACTAAAATTTACCGCTATCATACAAATTATCCAGGCGGGCTGAAAGAGATCCCTTATAATAAACTCTTAGAAAAAAAACCAGAGCTTATTATTTATGATGCTGTCAGGAGGATGTTAACTCACAACAGGCTGCAAAAAACATTACTGAGACATCTAAGGGTGTACAAAGGGGCAGATCATAAACAAACTGCTCAAAAACCGGAAGTATGGGCTTTTTAAGAGAGGAGTTATACTTTGTTAAATAACAGTTTAAGTACCGGCAGGAGAAAAACCGCAATAGCAAGAGTTTACCTTATTGAAGGAAAAGGTAAGATTATCATTAATGAAAGGCCTGCATCTGAATATTTTCCAAGACTGGTTTTACAGAAATCTGTTAAACAACCGTTGGAATTGGTTAATATGATTGATAGGTTTGATGTCCATATTGCGGTCCATGGCGGCGGATTAAGCGGCCAGGCCGATGCAATAAAAATGGGTATTGCCCGCGCCTTGCTGAAACTGGACAATGAACTGCGGACAAAATTAAAAAGGGCGGGCTGTTTGACCCGTGATTCTCGTCAAAAAGAGAGAAAGAAATACGGGCAAAAGGCTGCCAGGGCCAGATTCCAATTTTCTAAGAGATAAAACGGAGAAATTACCTATAGAAAACATACAAAAAAGGAAGGTTATTACCTTCCTTTTTATTTATAAAAATATTATATGACTTATAAGACAAATAAGACTTATATTAAAATAATAAAAAATGGAGGAATTACTTCTCCATGTGGTTTTTTAGCAAATGGCATTCATTGCGGAATAAAACATGATGGTAAAAAAGATTTGTGCCTTATTTTTTCTGAAACAGCCGCAACTGCAGCCGGAGTTTTTACAAAAAATAAGGTAAAAGCCGCCCCGGTTACAATATCCCGGGAGCAGTTAAAAAATAATAGAATCAGTGCTATTGTGATAAACAGCGGTAATGCAAATGCGTGTACCGGTAAAAAAGGTCTAGATGATGCATGGCAAATGGTCAATATTACAGCCGGTGTTCTGGAAATAGAGTCTAAAGAAGTTTTGGTTGCCTCTACCGGCAGGATTGGCGCCGGATTGCCGATTGAAAAAATAAAACATGGTATTATTGAGTTAAAAGATAAATTGTCAAAAAGCGGCGGGCATAACAGCGCTTTAGCTATTATGACAACTGATCTTTATCCTAAAGAAATTGCGCTTGAGTTTGTTATAGATAAAAAAAGGGTGCGGTTAGGCGGAATGTGCAAAGGCGCGGGTATGATTCATCCCGATATGGCCACGATGCTTTGTTTTTTAACATGTGACATTAACATAGAAAAAAAACTTTTACAGCATATTTTGGAAGAGGCGGTTAATGATTCCTTTAATTTAATAACCGTGGACGGGGACAGGAGTACAAATGATACAGTGGTAATCACGGCGAACGGTATGGCAGGGAATAGAAATATTAAAGAAGGCAGCAGTGATTATAATATTTTTAAAAATGCTGTTTCTTTTGTCTGCCGGTTTTTGGCCAAAGAAATTGTTAAAAACGGGGAGGGGGCAACTAAATTAATTAATATAAAAGTAAATGGGGCCAAAAGTGAAAATGAAGCTAAAAAAGCGGCTTTTGCTATAGCTAATTCCAGCCTTGTAAAAACGTCCATTTTTGGAGAGGACCCGAACTGGGGAAGGATCATGTCGGCTGTAGGTTCAAGTGGTATTAATGTAACTGAAGAAAAGATTGATATATTTTATGGAAAAAATAAAATAACGGCAAATGGCCAAGGGATAGAAAAAGCTTATTCCCTGGTCAAAAAATATCTTTCGAACAGGGAAATAGAATTAACGATTAATTTAAAACAGGGAAAGGCACATGTATCTGTTTTGACCTGTGATTTAACACCTGAATACGTGAAGATAAACGCGGAAAAATCATAATCACACACACTTCTGGATTCTAACGGTTGTGTCCGCCTCAGGTGGATTCCGGTAGAAGTTGAAAGAGGTGGACGTTGTAGAGGGCACCTGACATGTTGTCCTCTCAAAAAACAAAAAGGAGGAGTAAAAAATGGTTTCAATTTCAATGAAAGACCTGTTAGAGGCAGGAGTGCATTTTGGACACCAGACGAAGAGATGGAACCCGAAAATGCAGGATTATATCTTCGGTGAACGCAATGGAGTATATATAATTGATTTGCAGAAAACCGCAAAAAAACTGCAGGAAGCATGTGAATTTGTTTATAACCTGTCAAGTAACGGGAAAAATATTCTTTTTGTAGGGACAAAGAAACAGGCCCAGGATGTAATTGCCGAAGAAGCTGAACAATGCGGTATGTTTTATGTTAACCATCGATGGCTTGGAGGTATGCTTACTAATTTCCAAACTATTAAGAAAAGCATAAACAAACTTAAAACAATGGAAAAAATAACTGACGGTACATCGGATAAATTGCTCAAAAAAGAGATTATTAAAATAAAAAAAGAAAAAGATAAATTGGAGAAAATACTAAAAGGAATTAAAAATATAGAAGGTTTGCCTGACGCTATTTTTGTAATAGATTCCAGAAAAGAAAACACAGCCATTTGTGAGGCTAAAAAATTAAACATTCCTGTAATAGGTTTGGTTGACACAAATTCTGATCCTGATGTGGTGGATTATATAATTCCAGGGAACGATGACGCTATTCGTTCTATTAAACTTATAACAAGCCTGGTTGCTTCCGCGGTTAAAGAAGGCAGGAAAAAGTTTGTTGAAAATGGGTTAGTTAACAAGAAAGACGACAAGGAATCTCCCGCAGAATCAAAAGCGGATGAAAAAGAAAATGAAACTGAGGGAGATGATAATATTGGTTTAGAAAAAGACATTAAAAAGTAGTATAATATTGAAAATTATAAGTTTTATTTATTAATAAAATGTATTGGTCTAAAACTTTTATCCCCACTTTGAGGGAAAATCCGAAAGAGGCAGAAGTAGTAAGCCATAATCTTTTACTTCGGGCCGGGTTTATCAGGAAACTCGCGGCAGGCATTTATATTTTTTTGCCTCTGGGCCTGCGTGTGATTCATAAATTGGAACGAATTATCAGGGAAGAAATGGATGTTTCAGGCGCGCAGGAGATATTAATGCCTGCTCTGATACCGAAAGAATTGTGGGATGAAACGGGCAGATGGGATATTTATGGGCCTGAATTGATGAGGGTGCAGGACAGAAACAAGAGAAATTTTGCTTTAGGGCCTACACATGAAGAGGTTGTTACTCATCTTGTTCATTCAGAGGTGCATTCTTACAGGCAATTGCCTGTAACGTTTTACCAGATTCAGACAAAATTCAGGGATGAAATAAGGCCGAGATTCGGACTGATGCGTGGGCGTGAGTTTGGTATGAAAGATGCCTATAGTTTTGACAGGGATGAAAAAGGCGCGGAGGAAAGTTACAATAAGGCATATGAAGCTTATAATAAGATTTTTAAACGCTGCGGTTTAAAATTCCGCGCGGTTTATGCAGATACAGGACAGATTGGAGGTTCGTTTTCACATGAATTCATGGTCCTGGCTGATACAGGAGAGGATTTTATTGCTGTCTGCAGTTCATGTGATTATGCAAGCAATATCAGCCTTGCAAAAAATTATTTAGAAAATGTAAAAGATGATGCTTTATCAGGGCCCGTGGAAGAAATTGATACACCCGGGATAAAGTCCATAGAAGAGGTTAGCGGGTTTTTAAAGGTAACGCCTGATAAATTAATAAAAACGCTTCTTTATAAAGCAGGCAA of bacterium contains these proteins:
- the rplM gene encoding 50S ribosomal protein L13; translation: MKTIFIKQKDIVKKWYIIDAEGKVLGRMASEVAKLLRGKHKPEFAPFLDCGDEVVVINASKVVMTGKKADTKIYRYHTNYPGGLKEIPYNKLLEKKPELIIYDAVRRMLTHNRLQKTLLRHLRVYKGADHKQTAQKPEVWAF
- the rpsI gene encoding 30S ribosomal protein S9; translation: MLNNSLSTGRRKTAIARVYLIEGKGKIIINERPASEYFPRLVLQKSVKQPLELVNMIDRFDVHIAVHGGGLSGQADAIKMGIARALLKLDNELRTKLKRAGCLTRDSRQKERKKYGQKAARARFQFSKR
- the argJ gene encoding bifunctional glutamate N-acetyltransferase/amino-acid acetyltransferase ArgJ, which encodes MTYKTNKTYIKIIKNGGITSPCGFLANGIHCGIKHDGKKDLCLIFSETAATAAGVFTKNKVKAAPVTISREQLKNNRISAIVINSGNANACTGKKGLDDAWQMVNITAGVLEIESKEVLVASTGRIGAGLPIEKIKHGIIELKDKLSKSGGHNSALAIMTTDLYPKEIALEFVIDKKRVRLGGMCKGAGMIHPDMATMLCFLTCDINIEKKLLQHILEEAVNDSFNLITVDGDRSTNDTVVITANGMAGNRNIKEGSSDYNIFKNAVSFVCRFLAKEIVKNGEGATKLINIKVNGAKSENEAKKAAFAIANSSLVKTSIFGEDPNWGRIMSAVGSSGINVTEEKIDIFYGKNKITANGQGIEKAYSLVKKYLSNREIELTINLKQGKAHVSVLTCDLTPEYVKINAEKS
- the rpsB gene encoding 30S ribosomal protein S2; translation: MVSISMKDLLEAGVHFGHQTKRWNPKMQDYIFGERNGVYIIDLQKTAKKLQEACEFVYNLSSNGKNILFVGTKKQAQDVIAEEAEQCGMFYVNHRWLGGMLTNFQTIKKSINKLKTMEKITDGTSDKLLKKEIIKIKKEKDKLEKILKGIKNIEGLPDAIFVIDSRKENTAICEAKKLNIPVIGLVDTNSDPDVVDYIIPGNDDAIRSIKLITSLVASAVKEGRKKFVENGLVNKKDDKESPAESKADEKENETEGDDNIGLEKDIKK
- a CDS encoding proline--tRNA ligase; this encodes MYWSKTFIPTLRENPKEAEVVSHNLLLRAGFIRKLAAGIYIFLPLGLRVIHKLERIIREEMDVSGAQEILMPALIPKELWDETGRWDIYGPELMRVQDRNKRNFALGPTHEEVVTHLVHSEVHSYRQLPVTFYQIQTKFRDEIRPRFGLMRGREFGMKDAYSFDRDEKGAEESYNKAYEAYNKIFKRCGLKFRAVYADTGQIGGSFSHEFMVLADTGEDFIAVCSSCDYASNISLAKNYLENVKDDALSGPVEEIDTPGIKSIEEVSGFLKVTPDKLIKTLLYKAGKEFAAVLIRGDLTLNETKLSNYFGGREVELAGEEEIMKVAKSPAGFIGPVGLKGIKILADHSIENIINGVTGANKKDKHLKNVNYKRDFFVTELLDLRKVKSGDMCPQCKGSLQIVKGIEVGHVFKLGLRYSKSLKAVFLDEDGREKFIVMGCYGIGIGRTAAAAIEQNHDKDGIIWPMALAPYHVVISLLDINSETTKSLAERCYRTFIKNGIEVLFDDRNEKPGVKFKDADLIGIPVRITIGAKRAVNNEVEIRIRKTGEVTIVKAEDLLNEVNKIILQNKGS